The Prevotella melaninogenica nucleotide sequence TTAAAAGAAAGTGATGGCACCGATGACAACCTATCAGATAACCGCCCACGACAGATAGAGTTCAACCGCTTGAACCTTACTTATACAGTAATGTCAAAGCGTAAACTTCATACATTGGTTGATGAACATCATGTCAAGGGATGGGATGATCCACGAATGCCGACACTCTGTGGTATGCGTCGTCGTGGTTATTCTCCGGAGTCTATCCGTAACTTCATTGACTCTATTGGCTATACTAAGTTCGATGCACTCAATGATGTAGCATTGTTGGAGGCTGCTGTACGTGACGACTTGAACAAGAAGGCTACACGTGTTAGCGCTGTTCTCGACCCTGTAAAACTTGTTATTACCAACTATCCAGAAGGAAAGACTGAGGAGATGGAGGCTATTAACAACCCAGAGAATGAGGCAGATGGTTCACACACTATCACCTTCTCAAAGAATCTTTGGATTGAACGTGCTGACTTTATGGAGGATGCTCCAAAGAAATTCTTCCGTATGTCTCCAGGTAAGGAAGTGAGATTGAAGAACGCTTACATCGTTAAGTGTACTGGTTGTACTAAGGATGCTGAGGGCAATATCATTGAGATTCAAGCAGAATATGATGCTGACAGCAAGAGTGGTATGCAGGGTGCTGACCGTAAGGTGAAAGGTACTCTCCACTGGGTTAGCGCAGACCACTGCTTAAAGGCAGAGGTACGTGAGTACGACCGCTTGTTCAACGTAGAGAATCCTGCTGCTGATGAGCGTGATTTCCGTGAGCTTCTCAATCCAGAGAGCCTTACTGTACACACAGAGTGCTACGTTGAACAGTATCTCGCTGAGAAGAAACCGGGTGATTACCTACAGTTCCAGCGTACTGGCTACTTCATGCTTGACCCAGATACAACAGCCGACCACCTCGTGTTTAATAAGACTGTTGGCTTGAAAGATACTTGGGCTAAGAAGGCCAAAGCATAACTAAAGTAAAGTAAGATTTGGATATATACTATCAGAGTGATAAATTCAAGCAAGTCCTTCATAGATATGAAGAACTGCAAAAAGACAACATCAGCGAGTTCCTCGACCCAGAGGAACTGACTGATGTTGCTGAATATTACCACTATATTGGTGAGGATAACAATGCTTTAGACGCTATCGATTATGCCACCCGCTTGTATCCAACAGCCACTACTCCACTTGCTTTCAAGGCACGTTTAGCATTATTCATCGACGAAGACCCAGAGCTTGCTAACGAGATAGCAGAGATGATTGTTGACAAGAGCGACTTAGATTATCTCTATCTTAAGGCTGAAATCATGATTGTTGACAATAAGGCAGGCGAAGCAGATGACTTCCTTCAAAGCCAGTATGACGAGGTTATCTCACAAGAAGACCGCGAGGATTATGTCCTTGATGTTGCTGCTCTCTTTTCCGATTATGAAGAAAATGAATATGTAGAGAAATGGTTGAGCCGCTCAACAAAGACAGAAGATAACGATTATAAGGAACTTCGTGCGCGTCTTCTCAAAAGCCGTGGGAAGTATAAAGAGAGTGAGTCCATTCTCAATGAGTTACTTGATACCAACCCTTATTCTGGTCCTTACTGGAATCAGTTAGCCCAGAATCAGCTTTTAAGGAATGACATAAAGGACTCTATCACATCAAGCGAATACTCTATTGCCATCAACCCTGATGATGAAGAAGCTATCCTCAACAAGGCCAACGGACTCTTTACACTTGGAAATTATGAGGAATCTCTGAAGTACTACGAGCGTTATAAGAAGCTCTGCCATAATCAAGATACAACTGTCGTTGATGTTACTATCGGACATATACATCTCATGCACGGCAACGCTTCAGAAGCGCAACGATATTATCATTTAGCATTAGCAGAAACACAGAGCAAGAGTCTGACACTCATCCATATTGGTATTTCAACCTTTGACAATGGATATGTCGAATATGCTTACAATATCTTTAGTACGTTATTGCCTGAAATGGATGACGACTGGGACATCGGTTTTGCATATCTCGCACGCTGTTGTTATGAATTAAAACTAAAAAAAGAATTCAAGATATACTTGCGACAAGCCGTTAAAAAGAATCCAGAGGAGAGTATAGAGGTACTATCAGACCTCTATCCAGAAGGAACAAGCCCACAAGACTACCCCAATATTCGTATTTTATAACAAACAGAATTATAATTAATAACATATCATTATGAGTTTTATCACATCCATGCTCGGACATCTCAACTATGGCACCATCTTTATTTTGATGCTTCTTGAAAGTACGGTTATCCCTGTACCATCAGAATTAGTTGTTGCCCCAGCTGCCTATCATGCTGCCGCAGGCAACCTTGATATATGGTTGGTAATTCTTTTCTCCACTTTAGGAGCAGACGTTGGTGCAACTATTAACTATCTTGCAGGATGGTATCTTGGTCGCCCTATCATCTATAAGTTTGCCAATAGTAAGTGGGGACACTTGTGTTTGTTGAATCAAGAGAAAGTTGAAAAGAGCGAACGATACTTCGATGAGCATGGTATGGTGGCTACAATCACTGGCCGTCTCTTGCCAGGTATTCGCCATCTTATCTCCATTCCAGCAGGATTGGCGAAGATGAGCTACTGGAAGTTCTTGCTTTATACTACTATAGGTGCAGCCTCATGGCACACTATTCTTGCACTTTTAGGACATTACATGCACTCTTTTGTACCAGAAGATCAGCTCCAAGAGAAGATTTTAGAGTATGGAGAGTATATTAAGTTTGGTCTTATCTTCTTGGTAATTGTTGTTTGTTTTTACTTCCTTGTTAAGTGGTATGTAAAGAAAAAGAAGAACAACAAGAACCATTCACAGCAGGTATAACCCTATATAATAATATTCTACCACAACACTTTTTTATGACTTCAAACGAGAAATACATAGAAGATATAGCTAACGAGCAGCTTCTTTCAGATAAAGAAGAGCAGGAGTTAGCAGAGAAGATAAAGGTTGGTGACGCAAGAGCTTTGGAGAAGTTGACCAAGGCTAACTTGAAGTTTGTTGTTTCATTGGCTCATCAATACCGTAACCGAGGATTGGGTGAAGACGACCTTATCAGTGAGGGAAATATTGGTATGATGTATGCCGCACAGAAGTTTGATGGTTCAAAAGGTGTACGCTTTGTTGTCTTTGCGGCTCCTTACATCCGTAAAGCTATGGAAGAGGCTATCAAAGAGCAAGCAACACTCTATAAACTTCCTAAGAACGAGACAAGTAGATTTGAACAGAAGCGTTCACATGCTATCTCTATTGACCAGCCTGTACCAGTAGGTAGCAATAATAACTTCACACTTCAGCATATCCTTGAGAATGAAAATGCCAAGCATGCTGATGAACATCTTAACCAAGAAATCCTCAGCAATGAAATCCAAAAAGGATTAGATGTACTTGATGAACGTGAAAAAAGGGTCATCACTTATATCTATGGATTGACCGGAGCACACTATACGATGGCAGAGATTGCAGAAGATATGGGGCTAAAGCGTGAACGTGTACGCCAGATTCGAGACAAGGCTTTGCGCAAACTTCATAAAAAACTAAACAAATAAAATCTTCCCAATCCACTCATTCTGTAGAGAAAGAAATGAAAGAATTTGTATAATCTCATTCTCTCTTCAATAGAAAGAATATGGCTTTTTATGCTTTCTATTTGAAGAGTTTGTTATCTAAACTTTTTCGTTCTTCTGCATCTAGTTGTCCTCTATACTTATAAAACCTGTGGCCACAGTTCAGCTACTATAGCAAAAAGTGGCTAGGCAAATTAAGTCAACTTTCTCTAAAGATAAGATGCAAAGATAGTCAAGCTAAATCAGGAAACTACATTAGAAAAAGTCATCTTATAAGAAACGCAAAAAATTGTTCGCGAAGAAATCAAAAAAAGTTCGCGAACTTTTTTGAATTTGTTCGCGAACTTTACATTAGATGTCTTAGACAAAAGAATTGTGTCTTTATTAATCTTCAGGAACTGGACCTGGATTTTCTTTCTTTTTCTCAGTCTTCTTCTCTGTTTTTGCTTTCTTTTCCCCTGGTATTACCTGCTCAAAGGTAACATCGTTCAGCGTGAAATACTTACGAGAAGCAAGGAGCTTCACAACAGGTTTCTCAATATGCTGCTGTGCACGGAACTGCTCAACACGCTCTACCGCCTTGCTCTTAAACGAAGGTGTCAATGTACCCATGTCGCCAAATTCCACGATGTCGCCATTGGCTACGATGTCACGAGCGGTCTCGCTGGCAAGATTCAGTACGGCTGCTACCTCCTGAGCATTAAAGGTTGTTGACTTAGCAATACGTGCGCAGAAGTTACGGAAGTCTACACGTTGCCTACCCGTCGGGCGCGCTACGATAACAGTCTTTCCTGCCTGCTTACCAATGTTCAGTTTCTGTTCTCTCAAGAAAAATTGAATAGGTTTGTTAGCCATATTATCATTAAGGCGGTCTCTGTTTGTGAAAGCTCCGTAAGCTCGAGACCTTTTAGCCCACGGAGCGTTGTGAATATGATAAAATTATTTTTGCATCTTATTCGAATTTCAAAGGATAGCATATGTTGCTAGTACGACTGTAATTACTAATTACACTTGCATATATCTGAGAATTATAATAATTTAAATGGAAAGAATATGCGCTGGCATTTCCAGCTGACTCAGCACATCCACTCAATGACCAAAATACCCCCAGTGTTCCGTTCATAGTAAATTCTTCGAACCCTGAGAATCCTAATCCATACCCTATGCTTGGTACAAAGAAATAATTAACCGCTTCGGTAGCAGATGGAAGAGTGGTAATAGAATAAGTTTTAGTTACAGTTTTAGATGTAGAACTGGTACACCAATCCGTACCATCAGGACCCATACTCTCTATATTTGCTACCGTCGTACTATTATCAAGTGCCATCTTGCTTTTCTTCTTCAACCAAAAGCCACCTTTGTAAAGATGTCCCATAGTGGTCCAAACCAGATCGGCATCAAATCGTGGATCGCCTTTTTCTGCATACCATGCTATCTCGTTAGCATTAGGACAATCTTTACAGAGGTTAACAGCATCGTTACGAACTCCCTGCCCTGGGAAGACGGTGCTTGCTGCACGTACATCTGTAGGGTTTATTAATTCTGATGCGTGAGGGAAAGGTTTCACAGAAACAAGCGGCTGCCAACGATCAGCAGGATTTGGAGCATTCCACTCATGTCCGTACCAGAATGGCTGCTGGGCATCCCAAAGGCAATAATTAGAATCATAGTTCTTTGCATCTAAACTGGCTGTCATGTCGTAGTAGGTGTTCTTTGCATAATTGTAAGAAGGCAAAGTTTTGGTAATCGCTCCCTCTACGTTGGTTACATAATCTTTTATCCAGTAACGAACCTTAAGTGTATGTGTACCCGGCTTGATAAGCATGTAGATCTTATCAGCTGTAGAGATAGAGGCTGCATTGGTGAAAGAGAAACCTTTCTCGTTAGTGCTTCCAGTCACTGGGTCTTTTGTGGTAAGAATGATTTGCTTACTACCTGCCGAAGCATCCAGGTTGCCCGTGCTAGTGTTGACTGTATAAGTCTCCGCTATATCGTTGTCGGAAGTTACCTCAACCTTAGTTAGGTAGCAGTTTTGTAAGATTGCATTGCTTGTGTAAGGCTGAAAGACGAGATAAGTTGCTTGGTGCTCTAACTGGAAACTAAAGATGCTACCGCCTAAAGTACCTGTTGCCGTGGCTGTACCGTAGTCGCCTGAATCGCCAAGATGATCGGTTGCGTTTGGCTTTGTTTGGGTCTGGGCTGTCGGGATCGTTACTTGATTACCGCCACCATTCTTGCCAAGATAGTAAACCTTATAAGTTGCGCTTCCTCCGAATTTTCCAGGAACTTTGAACTTGAACGAAGCTGAATGTGCGTGAGCTGCATCTACGGCATTACTTACTTGCATCGTGCCGTCGTCGTCCTTTACGTATATCTTATCGCCCTCTTCCCAATAGAAATCGCCTGTTGCATAATCGATTGAGGTACGAGTCTGTGTTGGTGCATCTGCAACAAAGGTTGCAAAGCCTTTGCCGTTCTCTCTGGTTGTACCATTCTGCACGATGTCTTCGTTGGCACAAGAGATGGCTGCCAGTGCCATACTGAAAAGTGCTGCAAGGGAGAATAAACGTGTCTTAAATAATTGTTTTGTTTTCATCATTACTTTTTCTAATTTGTGATTATAACTCTCATTTTACTATTCTTCCCAAGAAGGGCTGTCCCATGTCTCTTCATTGTCATCTTGCCAAGCTGGGGCTGATTTTGCACTGGCAGGTCCAGTACCATGATTTGCCTTCTTATGCTGACCAGGCATGGATGTATCCATTAAATAACTAGTTTCATTCACTTGAATTATCATGCAACGTGGTGCAGAATAATTCTTCTTTTCTTGTCTTTTTCTCATTGCTTTTTTGATTTGATTAAAAATAGTTGTTATCTACTCTCTATTATGTGGCTTCATTGCTCACCTTTTATTATATACATCCTGTTGAACTCATTATCTATTCCTCTTAACCGCTTGCCCTCTCCCTCTCTACAGGCAGACAGCATCTTACTGCTGCCTACCTGAGAAATCAACGAGAGAAAACAAACTATTACTAGAGAAATACAATGAATTATTGTGGTAAAATCAGTACTTAAAACGTTCTTATTTTGCTTTCTTGACAGCTCGCAAATGGGCACAAAAAAGCGAACAAAGGAACCTTCGTGAAGTCCTTTGTTTACAAGGGTTACGCCACGCTTCGCGCGCGCGTAGGATGGAAGAAAAAATAGATGATTAAACGCTAGGTGCGCCTGTGTGTGTGTGTGTGTGTGTGTGTGTGTGTGTGTGTTAGCAAAATATCTGAAACTACCAAATATAAAGCACTAAAAAAGGCAAAGAAATTAAAGTTTCTTTGCTGCGCTGGATTGGTCTGATATGTCATTGCTAATTGTTTCACGGCTGCAAAGGTAATAAGAATATTCTAAATGCCAAAAGCTTTTAAGCAAAAAAGACCTTTTTGATAAAATAATATAAAGAGGCATATCATCCCTTAATAATAGAAAACGTATTCACGAACGAATAATAATCGTGCGAAACCAGTCACGAAGAACACCACCATACTGGTCTTGGCTGTCAGCACAAAGTACTATAACTTGGCTTCCGTCTGCAAGGCGGGGGCCAAGACACATACCCTCATAGTTAGCAAGATTCTGACGAAGCAGTCCTAAGGAGGTTTTCCACGTTGCAATCAAAGTCTTCTGCATATACGGACTATCCGTATCAAGTGCTTTTTCTTGACTGATAGTCATAGACTTCACTGGGTCAACACAATAAATCTTATTCTCTACAAACGAACCAATCTTACTTGAAGTCACTAAGAACTCCCGCTCCAAGACAAGTAACCTTCCATCATCTAAGGCTGTCATTGCTGATACACCCATTGCATAATTAGGCACAGAAGGGTGAATCTCCGCAGCATCCATCAGATAAGCATACTGCTTTTGAGGAATAAAGGAGTCATCGAAACTTTGAAAACGAAGTCTATTCTTCACTTGATTCTTTGCATTAGCTTGTTCTCCATCTATCTTCAACGTACTTTCAGAAGTCGTCCAAAAACGATGCGTATGGGCATTGTAAGTTAGTGCTTCAAAACTATAAGCAGGTATAGCCATACTGAAAACGGAGGGAATAGTAAGCTTCCGACCCGTCTGTTTACCATTCATTCCATATTCTAAGATACTATTATCTGCTTCACGGGAAATGAACAACGTGCTGTCTTTAGGAAAGAAAGCTATGCCCTCTTCATCTTTATTCAACTCGCCCGATGATTGGAAGCCCTCATTCACAACGTCTTTAATATCTCCACTAACAGAATCTATCTGTATACGAAAGCGAAAGAAGCCACTTTCAGACGTCTTATCAGAAACCACTGCATAACGGTCACCACCCAACCATGTCAACCCACTATAGTTTCCTTTAGGAACTGTACGCTGAAAGTAATGCTGTGGATTGAGTCTGACAAGCTGTTGAGCTTGTGCAAAAAGCGTAAATGGGAAACAGAAAACAAAGAATAAAATATGCTTGAGTTTTAGTTTCATAACCATGAATTTTTGGTTTTAAGCCGTCTAATAATAACTCCCTTTTACCTTAATCAATAAAGTCTTATTATATAAGATAAGGTTAATTAACATCCTTACTATCCTTGGCACATACTGTGCGAAGGCTTCGCACGAGGCGTGCGGAGGGTGAACACCAATGGTGCGGGGACCTAACACAACACAAACGAACCTCAGAAAGAGAACGAAAAGTTGGTTAACCAAATCAGACAACAGCCTTTTTAATCGTTAAACAAGCTATTAGTACATCTCACATAGCCCTCTTGTTATAAAAGAGATATGCGTAGGTCTCGTTTATAAAACAAGTACCTACGCAAGCTTTTAATTTACGAATTCGAATTGAATAAGCCTATCCTTCTCCTGTAAACTGCTTCAGACGCTGCTCTTCAGAAAGGCGACAAATAAGCAATTTACCATCCTGTTCAGCTACAATATAGCCATCAAGACCTTGGATAACCACCTTACGTTCCTCCGTTGTATGTACAATACAGTTCTTACTATCAAACAGATGAACATCATTACCAATAACAGCATTACCGTAAATATCATGCTGTGTCTGGGCAAGCAACGAGCCCCAAGTTCCTAAATCACTCCATCCAAAGTCTGCAGGACAAACAAATATCTCTTCAGCCTTTTCCATAATAGCATAATCGACAGAGATATTCTCACACTCAGGATATACCTCATCAATCACGCGTTGTTCATCGACTGTATCCAAGACATCCATGATACGCTCGAAAATTCTTGCTATACTTGGTTGATAGATACGGAAAGCATTGACAATAGTAGAGGCACTCCAAATAAAGATTCCTGCATTCCAGAAGAAGTTATTCTGCTTGATATATTGTTCTGCTGTTGGTAAATCAGGCTTCTCACGGAACTGATCAACACGATAAATCTCGCGATTACGCGCTGAAGCTGTTGAAAGGTCAGCTTGTATATAGCCATAACCCGTCTCTGGGCGTGTTGGTTTCATACCCAAAGTAACCACAGCATCCGTTTCTGCAGTAAACTTCAAACAGTTAGAAATAACACGTTTGAACTCCGTTTCATTGGTCACAATATGATCACTTGGTGACACCACGATATTAGCCTTTGGGTTTTCTTTCTTGATACGCCAACTCACGTATGCAATACAAGGTGCTGTATTACGACGGCAAGGCTCGCTCAAGATGTGATTCAAAGGTATCTCTGGGAGCTGTTCATGAACTAAAGAGACATACTTTTGGTTCGTGACAACCCACACATTGTCAGAAGGAACAACACCTGCAAAGCGATCATAGGTCAACTGGATGAGTGATCTACCTACTCCTAAGACATCAATAAACTGCTTAGGACAGTCTGCAGTACTCATCGGCCAGAATCTACCTCCTACGCCACCTGCCATAATGACGAGATGATTATCAGTTTGCGCCATAACTTATTATCAAAAAATTAATATGATTGCAAATATACAAATAAAAATGAATAACGACAATTATTAATGTCGCTTTTTCTTTTTTAGTGGTAGAAAGCAAGGATTACTGAGTAATAAAGCTATAAAATCAGAAATCAAACAGATTCAGACTTCTATCTTCAGCAGGCTTTTCTTTAGGAGTTTCTACCTCGTCATGAAACTGAAGAATCAGTTGTTGAGATAACTGATTATTCTCATTTAGCCTATAAACTCCTTTCCTACTCTTTTCTATAAGAGAGTTGCAAGACTTGCTATTCTTCAAGAGGTACGTCTGTACATACTTGTGTACGTCTTCTTGATTCAATGAATTGAAAAGAGAATTACAAGCATTAAAAACATGACGGGAGACTTTCTGAACTGAAAGTCCCTCGTTTCCTGCTTCAGCAAGAACCCGTAATATTTCCTTATCGTATTGCATACAAAAAGGGAGCCTATACCTTAACCATACAGACTCCCCCTCCTGTGTTATAATAATTACTCTAATTATGCAAGAGCAACTTTATCGTTTTCACCTTTAACTTTGCCCTCCTTAAAGAGCCAACCAATGCCAAGATAAACCTCCTCAGTGCTAATATTAGCAGCCTTAGCAATCTCAGCAACTGTCAAAGCCTTGGCTTCAGCAGCAAGAGCATTGTAAACATCGCCAGCCTTAAAACCGACATTCTCTGCATTAATAGCTACAACTGACTTCTTAGCAGGAGCTTTCTTAGCAGGAGCCTTCTTTGCTGCTTTAGGAGCAGACTTAACTTCTTTCTTTTCTGTCATAGTTTTACACAATTAAAGTATTGTTCAAGCAATCGAATAATTATTTATATGTATCAATCTACTTAAATAATGCAAACATACAAAAGAGTTGTTAGCTTTCTTCTGGTGAATGCTATTTATTTGTTGCAAAAGTACATCAAATATTCCAATGTGTCAAATACTTACGACGAAAAGTAACAGATAATGAACGCTTTAACTCCTCCTGCGACATTTTATTGACTTAAGTCAACCCAAAAGAGTGTTATGCCTTCAAATCTAACTTGATTTCCAATTCGTCCAACTGCTTCTGATCAATAAACGAAGGAGCATCCAACATGACATCACGTCCACTATTATTCTTAGGGAATGCGATACAATCACGAATTGAATCAAGACCTGCCATGATACTCACAAAGCGATCAAGACCGAAAGCAAGACCTGCATGAGGTGGTGCACCATACTTGAAAGCATTCATCAAGAAGCCAAACTGTGCCTTAGCACTCTCCGGTGTGAAGCCGAGAACCTCAAACATCTTCTCCTGCAACTGAGTATCGTGAATACGAAGTGAACCACCACCAACTTCGATACCATTGCAAACAAAGTCGTATGCCTTTGCTCGAACCTGCTCTGGATGCTCATCCAACAACTTGATATCATCAGGGTTAGGCATTGTAAATGGATGGTGAGTAGCCATCAAACGCTGCTCTTCATCACTCCATTCAAACAATGGGAAGTCGACAATCCAAAGACACTTAAATACGTTCTTATCGCGAAGTCCTAAGCGATCGCCCATCTCAAGACGCAGAGAACAAAGCTGAACTTGTGTCTTTCTAACGTTGCTACCAGAAAGAATCAACACAAGGTCGCCATCCTTAGCACCTGTTGTTTCCTTAACTTTCAGCAACTGCTCCTCTGTATAGAACTTATCGATAGAACTCTTAATAGTACCATCTGCATTGTACTTAATGAATACAAGGCCCTGAGCACCTACCTGTGGACGCTTCACAAAGTCGGTCAATTCGTTGATTTGTTTGCGGCTATAGTCAGCGCAACCAGGAACAACAATACCTCCAATGTAAGCAGCCTCATCAAATACAGAGAATGAACCTGTACCCTTCAAGTCGTTCATCAACTCTACGAACTCCATGCCGAAACGCAAGTCTGGCTTATCAGAACCATAACGCTTCATAGCATCATGCCACTTCATCTGCTCTAACTTAGGAAGCTCTACACCGCGAATCTCACGGAAAAGATGACGTGCCATCTCCTCAAACAAATTGATAACATCATCCTGATCAACGAATGACATTTCACAGTCTATCTGTGTAAACTCTGGCTGACGGTCGGCACGTAAGTCCTCATCACGGAAACACTTAGCAATCTGGAAGTAGCGATCAAAACCCGCAACCATCAACAACTGCTTCAATGTCTGTGGACTCTGTGGGAGTGCATAGAACTGACCTGGGTTCATACGTGATGGTACAACGAAGTCGCGTGCACCCTCTGGTGTTGAACCAATGAGTATAGGTGTCTCAACTTCCATAAACTGTGCAGCATCAAGGAAGTTGCGAATAAGAATCGTCATGCGGTGACGTAATTCCATATTCTTGCGCACTGCCTCACGACGAAGGTCTAAGTAGCGATATTTCATACGGAGGTCATCACCACCGTCTGTGTTATCTTCAATTGTGAAAGGAGGAGTTTCTGAGCTACTAAGCACCTTCAACTCCTTAGCAATAATCTCTATATCACCTGTAGGAATCTTG carries:
- a CDS encoding glutamine--tRNA ligase/YqeY domain fusion protein — its product is MTTIENNTNEEKRSLSFVEQLVEEDLAKGKNGGRIQTRFPPEPNGYLHIGHAKAICMDFGVAENYKGICNLRFDDTNPSKENNEYVENILHDISWLGFKWGNIYYASDYFEKLWDFAVWMIKKGLAYVDEQTSEQIATQKGTPTTPGTASPYRDRPIEESLALFEQMNTPEAIEGSMVLRAKLDMANPNMHFRDPIIYRIIQIPHHRTGTKWHCYPMYDFAHGQSDYFEGVTHSICTLEFVPHRPLYDKFIDFLKESDGTDDNLSDNRPRQIEFNRLNLTYTVMSKRKLHTLVDEHHVKGWDDPRMPTLCGMRRRGYSPESIRNFIDSIGYTKFDALNDVALLEAAVRDDLNKKATRVSAVLDPVKLVITNYPEGKTEEMEAINNPENEADGSHTITFSKNLWIERADFMEDAPKKFFRMSPGKEVRLKNAYIVKCTGCTKDAEGNIIEIQAEYDADSKSGMQGADRKVKGTLHWVSADHCLKAEVREYDRLFNVENPAADERDFRELLNPESLTVHTECYVEQYLAEKKPGDYLQFQRTGYFMLDPDTTADHLVFNKTVGLKDTWAKKAKA
- a CDS encoding tetratricopeptide repeat protein; translated protein: MDIYYQSDKFKQVLHRYEELQKDNISEFLDPEELTDVAEYYHYIGEDNNALDAIDYATRLYPTATTPLAFKARLALFIDEDPELANEIAEMIVDKSDLDYLYLKAEIMIVDNKAGEADDFLQSQYDEVISQEDREDYVLDVAALFSDYEENEYVEKWLSRSTKTEDNDYKELRARLLKSRGKYKESESILNELLDTNPYSGPYWNQLAQNQLLRNDIKDSITSSEYSIAINPDDEEAILNKANGLFTLGNYEESLKYYERYKKLCHNQDTTVVDVTIGHIHLMHGNASEAQRYYHLALAETQSKSLTLIHIGISTFDNGYVEYAYNIFSTLLPEMDDDWDIGFAYLARCCYELKLKKEFKIYLRQAVKKNPEESIEVLSDLYPEGTSPQDYPNIRIL
- a CDS encoding DedA family protein, whose amino-acid sequence is MSFITSMLGHLNYGTIFILMLLESTVIPVPSELVVAPAAYHAAAGNLDIWLVILFSTLGADVGATINYLAGWYLGRPIIYKFANSKWGHLCLLNQEKVEKSERYFDEHGMVATITGRLLPGIRHLISIPAGLAKMSYWKFLLYTTIGAASWHTILALLGHYMHSFVPEDQLQEKILEYGEYIKFGLIFLVIVVCFYFLVKWYVKKKKNNKNHSQQV
- a CDS encoding sigma-70 family RNA polymerase sigma factor → MTSNEKYIEDIANEQLLSDKEEQELAEKIKVGDARALEKLTKANLKFVVSLAHQYRNRGLGEDDLISEGNIGMMYAAQKFDGSKGVRFVVFAAPYIRKAMEEAIKEQATLYKLPKNETSRFEQKRSHAISIDQPVPVGSNNNFTLQHILENENAKHADEHLNQEILSNEIQKGLDVLDEREKRVITYIYGLTGAHYTMAEIAEDMGLKRERVRQIRDKALRKLHKKLNK
- a CDS encoding histidinol phosphate phosphatase, which produces MANKPIQFFLREQKLNIGKQAGKTVIVARPTGRQRVDFRNFCARIAKSTTFNAQEVAAVLNLASETARDIVANGDIVEFGDMGTLTPSFKSKAVERVEQFRAQQHIEKPVVKLLASRKYFTLNDVTFEQVIPGEKKAKTEKKTEKKKENPGPVPED
- a CDS encoding esterase-like activity of phytase family protein, producing the protein MVMKLKLKHILFFVFCFPFTLFAQAQQLVRLNPQHYFQRTVPKGNYSGLTWLGGDRYAVVSDKTSESGFFRFRIQIDSVSGDIKDVVNEGFQSSGELNKDEEGIAFFPKDSTLFISREADNSILEYGMNGKQTGRKLTIPSVFSMAIPAYSFEALTYNAHTHRFWTTSESTLKIDGEQANAKNQVKNRLRFQSFDDSFIPQKQYAYLMDAAEIHPSVPNYAMGVSAMTALDDGRLLVLEREFLVTSSKIGSFVENKIYCVDPVKSMTISQEKALDTDSPYMQKTLIATWKTSLGLLRQNLANYEGMCLGPRLADGSQVIVLCADSQDQYGGVLRDWFRTIIIRS
- a CDS encoding mannose-1-phosphate guanylyltransferase — its product is MAQTDNHLVIMAGGVGGRFWPMSTADCPKQFIDVLGVGRSLIQLTYDRFAGVVPSDNVWVVTNQKYVSLVHEQLPEIPLNHILSEPCRRNTAPCIAYVSWRIKKENPKANIVVSPSDHIVTNETEFKRVISNCLKFTAETDAVVTLGMKPTRPETGYGYIQADLSTASARNREIYRVDQFREKPDLPTAEQYIKQNNFFWNAGIFIWSASTIVNAFRIYQPSIARIFERIMDVLDTVDEQRVIDEVYPECENISVDYAIMEKAEEIFVCPADFGWSDLGTWGSLLAQTQHDIYGNAVIGNDVHLFDSKNCIVHTTEERKVVIQGLDGYIVAEQDGKLLICRLSEEQRLKQFTGEG
- a CDS encoding winged helix-turn-helix domain-containing protein — protein: MTEKKEVKSAPKAAKKAPAKKAPAKKSVVAINAENVGFKAGDVYNALAAEAKALTVAEIAKAANISTEEVYLGIGWLFKEGKVKGENDKVALA
- the aspS gene encoding aspartate--tRNA ligase, with amino-acid sequence MYRTNTCGELRLSDAGKEVTLAGWVQRARKMGGMTFVDLRDRYGITQLVFNEADNADLCGEANKLGREYCIQVKGVVNERQSKNSKIPTGDIEIIAKELKVLSSSETPPFTIEDNTDGGDDLRMKYRYLDLRREAVRKNMELRHRMTILIRNFLDAAQFMEVETPILIGSTPEGARDFVVPSRMNPGQFYALPQSPQTLKQLLMVAGFDRYFQIAKCFRDEDLRADRQPEFTQIDCEMSFVDQDDVINLFEEMARHLFREIRGVELPKLEQMKWHDAMKRYGSDKPDLRFGMEFVELMNDLKGTGSFSVFDEAAYIGGIVVPGCADYSRKQINELTDFVKRPQVGAQGLVFIKYNADGTIKSSIDKFYTEEQLLKVKETTGAKDGDLVLILSGSNVRKTQVQLCSLRLEMGDRLGLRDKNVFKCLWIVDFPLFEWSDEEQRLMATHHPFTMPNPDDIKLLDEHPEQVRAKAYDFVCNGIEVGGGSLRIHDTQLQEKMFEVLGFTPESAKAQFGFLMNAFKYGAPPHAGLAFGLDRFVSIMAGLDSIRDCIAFPKNNSGRDVMLDAPSFIDQKQLDELEIKLDLKA